One window of Mucilaginibacter inviolabilis genomic DNA carries:
- a CDS encoding fasciclin domain-containing protein has translation MINFKYKRLFSLVVISGAFLLLLQACKKDKVVNNNNTGLDNRIGNIITDNFNLSLFNAALNYTGLYPQLNSTQTLTVLAPDDPSFNNAGYSSAVSVRAANKAVLTQVIRYHVLAGKYDFNTLPFLFNQEVKTIDGLSMYVTRWVKGKDTVLTVNGTQIVSKNLPGSNGLIQVINAVLTPSTYPLLTQAIASNDSLTFFSQALVRANLNSTLQAIGPYTVFAPTNGAFKAMGYASLDSINHTSPATLNALLKYQMLSGRKFVYDYVLSTDSTNISKQAMLDGNNLTVNVQQDPYTLKYTGITLQGIGNTSPVTLINQNILTGNGVLHVINRVLKPNF, from the coding sequence ATGATCAATTTTAAATATAAACGGCTGTTCAGTTTAGTTGTCATCAGTGGTGCCTTCTTATTATTACTGCAAGCCTGTAAAAAAGATAAAGTGGTTAATAATAACAATACCGGGCTTGATAACAGGATAGGGAATATCATTACGGATAATTTTAACCTGTCGTTATTTAATGCTGCCCTTAATTATACAGGCCTTTATCCGCAATTAAACAGCACCCAGACCTTAACGGTATTGGCACCCGATGATCCCTCGTTTAATAATGCGGGCTATAGTTCTGCGGTAAGCGTAAGGGCTGCTAATAAGGCCGTATTGACGCAAGTGATACGTTACCATGTACTTGCCGGTAAGTATGATTTTAATACGCTTCCGTTCCTTTTTAATCAGGAGGTAAAGACAATTGACGGACTAAGCATGTACGTAACGCGTTGGGTGAAAGGTAAGGATACCGTATTGACCGTTAACGGAACTCAGATTGTTTCTAAAAATCTTCCGGGTTCAAACGGCTTAATTCAGGTTATTAATGCGGTACTTACTCCGTCTACTTATCCGTTGCTTACACAAGCCATTGCTTCCAACGATTCTCTTACTTTTTTCAGTCAGGCCTTAGTAAGGGCCAATTTAAATAGCACATTACAGGCAATTGGGCCATATACCGTGTTTGCACCAACTAACGGGGCCTTTAAAGCGATGGGCTATGCTTCGTTAGATAGCATCAACCATACCAGCCCGGCAACCCTCAACGCTTTGCTGAAGTACCAGATGCTTTCAGGGAGAAAATTTGTATATGACTACGTGCTTTCCACAGACTCCACCAACATCAGTAAGCAAGCTATGCTTGACGGGAATAATTTAACTGTAAATGTGCAACAGGATCCTTATACATTGAAATATACCGGTATTACCCTGCAAGGGATTGGTAATACATCGCCGGTAACCCTGATCAATCAAAATATACTAACGGGCAACGGGGTGCTTCATGTTATTAACCGGGTACTCAAACCTAACTTTTAA
- a CDS encoding PfkB family carbohydrate kinase, translating to MSLLVIGTVAFDAIETPFGKTDKIVGGSATFASLGASYFYGRIKIVAVVGDDFPQTEIEDLQKHNVNTEGLQIKQGEKSFFWSGRYHNDMNSRDTLATELNVLEAFDPIIPDSYQDCEYLMLGNLSPQVQQTVIKRLTKRPKLIVMDTMNFWMDIALDELLATIKLVDVITINDAEARQLSGEFSLVKAARKILTMGPKYVIIKKGEHGALLFHEDKIFSAPALPLAEVFDPTGAGDTFAGGFIGYLAKVGSINFDSMKNAIIYGSALASFCVEKFGSERLRNLSQEEITARVQEFVSLSKFEI from the coding sequence ATGAGCTTGTTAGTTATTGGTACTGTGGCATTTGACGCTATTGAAACACCCTTCGGAAAGACAGATAAAATTGTTGGTGGGTCGGCAACCTTTGCCAGTTTAGGCGCATCTTACTTTTACGGCCGTATAAAAATCGTTGCTGTGGTAGGTGACGATTTCCCGCAGACCGAGATCGAAGACCTTCAAAAACATAACGTGAACACCGAAGGTCTGCAGATAAAACAAGGTGAAAAATCCTTTTTCTGGAGCGGAAGATACCATAACGACATGAACAGCCGTGATACTTTGGCTACTGAGCTCAATGTTTTAGAGGCTTTTGACCCCATTATTCCAGATTCTTACCAGGATTGCGAGTACCTGATGCTGGGTAATTTATCACCACAGGTACAGCAAACGGTTATCAAAAGGCTAACCAAGCGTCCAAAATTGATTGTGATGGATACCATGAACTTTTGGATGGACATTGCTCTTGATGAATTATTGGCTACTATTAAGCTAGTTGATGTGATCACTATAAATGATGCCGAAGCCCGCCAATTGTCGGGTGAATTTTCCCTGGTGAAGGCTGCCCGTAAAATATTAACCATGGGACCAAAATATGTGATCATTAAAAAAGGCGAGCATGGTGCCCTGCTTTTCCATGAGGATAAGATATTCAGCGCCCCTGCGTTGCCATTGGCCGAAGTATTTGATCCGACTGGGGCCGGCGATACCTTCGCTGGTGGATTTATTGGTTACCTGGCTAAAGTAGGTTCGATAAATTTTGATTCCATGAAAAACGCCATCATATACGGATCAGCCCTGGCTTCATTCTGTGTTGAAAAATTTGGCTCAGAGAGATTGCGGAACCTATCCCAGGAAGAGATTACAGCCCGCGTACAGGAATTTGTTAGCTTATCCAAATTCGAAATATAA
- a CDS encoding DUF4397 domain-containing protein, translated as MKVSQYILFIFLTVTVICSCKKKEDFTYDNRPTSLHFANSSARIVNISDYNQVIANGQKLTNFLPQVQGNVPPVSGTLYFPSTGSFSGKGNAWYIPQNLINADGSANISLNKVSMIGAGAPNDTISPTVFKAVDNFNHPLDYYAIYSGVHSASFPPLTDTVIAIPRSVSAPSDPTHFKIRVLNLIDNGDPSNLKGPLTLTYADGTPVNTVTSGVKQGAYSDYIELPYGSYQFKLQTQNGAQLPCAANSGLESVGITYVDPVTGIMVDGHNNFLNNVIATIQSYEPGGVYTVVASVNGTFVPYINEGAVYINSFRTIADISVPVNLTYARVQAVNVIPGANISLLVDGKSLGSALAFGKATDYQIYVQGDHDIKAIDQNGKVLAEKTLSVKGNDVWTVWAYAANGKTDLSFATDNMSGNYFNNNYGGDVATGVNSITHYAYTPALRFLNFCQDLPYATFTDQNGQPLQQNITPGQILTTSAYTLGIPDQIRVYQSQPSPLIVPGTWLSNITAIQPADFIANKSVYSQGNFTGLPRTEFGIYSVALIGSLNNAGGAGQGAHLVIIKHNK; from the coding sequence ATGAAAGTATCACAATATATTCTATTCATATTTCTGACGGTAACAGTAATCTGTTCCTGTAAAAAAAAGGAAGACTTTACATACGATAATCGCCCTACAAGTTTGCATTTTGCCAACTCCAGCGCACGTATAGTTAATATATCCGATTATAACCAGGTAATTGCTAATGGGCAAAAGCTAACTAATTTCCTGCCTCAGGTCCAGGGAAATGTACCGCCTGTAAGCGGAACACTTTATTTTCCTTCAACCGGTAGTTTCAGCGGTAAAGGGAATGCCTGGTATATTCCTCAAAACCTGATCAATGCTGACGGATCTGCGAATATATCGCTAAACAAAGTATCTATGATAGGAGCAGGTGCTCCAAATGATACCATTAGTCCAACGGTATTTAAGGCGGTTGATAATTTTAATCATCCGTTAGACTATTACGCAATTTATAGCGGCGTTCATAGTGCCAGTTTCCCGCCGCTTACTGATACCGTGATTGCCATACCCCGTTCTGTTTCGGCTCCGTCCGATCCAACACATTTTAAGATCAGGGTGCTAAACCTTATCGATAACGGCGACCCATCTAATTTAAAAGGACCGTTGACTTTAACTTATGCGGACGGTACACCCGTAAATACAGTCACCTCTGGTGTTAAACAGGGCGCCTATTCAGATTATATAGAGCTACCGTATGGATCATACCAATTTAAGTTACAAACGCAAAATGGGGCGCAGCTACCTTGTGCCGCCAATAGTGGTTTAGAAAGCGTGGGAATAACTTATGTTGATCCGGTTACCGGGATTATGGTTGATGGGCATAATAATTTTTTAAACAACGTTATTGCCACCATCCAATCTTATGAGCCTGGTGGGGTTTACACCGTTGTGGCATCGGTTAACGGCACATTTGTTCCGTACATTAATGAAGGTGCGGTTTACATCAATTCTTTCAGAACCATAGCCGATATCAGTGTGCCGGTAAATTTAACCTACGCAAGGGTTCAGGCTGTAAATGTTATCCCGGGAGCCAATATCAGTTTACTGGTTGATGGCAAATCTCTGGGTTCTGCCCTGGCTTTTGGCAAAGCAACAGATTACCAGATCTATGTACAAGGCGACCATGATATAAAGGCTATAGATCAAAACGGGAAAGTTCTTGCCGAAAAAACGCTCTCTGTAAAAGGTAATGATGTATGGACAGTTTGGGCATATGCTGCCAATGGTAAAACGGACTTGTCATTTGCAACAGATAACATGAGCGGTAATTACTTTAACAACAATTATGGCGGAGATGTAGCGACGGGCGTGAATAGTATAACTCATTATGCTTATACTCCGGCACTCCGGTTTTTAAACTTTTGCCAGGATTTACCTTATGCCACATTTACCGATCAGAATGGGCAGCCTTTGCAGCAAAATATTACACCAGGACAAATCTTAACAACCTCCGCCTATACTTTGGGCATTCCTGACCAGATCAGGGTTTACCAATCCCAGCCATCTCCTTTGATTGTGCCCGGAACATGGCTTTCCAATATTACCGCAATCCAGCCGGCAGATTTTATTGCCAACAAATCAGTTTATAGTCAGGGCAATTTTACAGGTCTGCCACGAACAGAATTCGGCATTTATTCAGTGGCGCTTATTGGTAGTCTTAACAATGCGGGTGGGGCAGGCCAGGGAGCACATTTAGTCATTATTAAACATAATAAATAA
- a CDS encoding fasciclin domain-containing protein yields MKYQHIYNQIRSKMGSLLLMLCISALWLSCKKNEEPPIPVGKPIKYSGQMLGSIDSALQKSPYTLFYAAWKQGGLDSLVAAVKPSSLTIYAPTDSAFTAAGYTMSRIKSTSKPILDSLLLFHIGLGTYVDSTLTTLNGTTEVTTLLQSANPPQSVPPSFPFNAGTPYIYSLFVSPNNGFWINGKQVKTRQKNITAFHAIIYPINQVLQKPDKDIYAILNSDPRFSYLMASYRMSDSLVIANIGFLIKSDTTNLYLSPNFSNVTLFAPTNDVFIKFLAGVYHKNTSAVTLDDLRNYQNRTTGQIDFNELSPIDTLISCYNVNYGFGRNSSSTRPLVTGSTWLYNDLLYNAASLSGYVVSPARSGGYPAVIVDLDFPHTGNQVQVKRHTSNTSPPVNITQHDIMATNGVIHIVDGILQP; encoded by the coding sequence ATGAAATATCAACATATATATAATCAGATAAGAAGCAAGATGGGCTCTTTGTTGCTGATGCTTTGCATCTCGGCATTATGGCTATCCTGTAAAAAAAATGAGGAGCCGCCAATTCCTGTGGGGAAACCTATCAAATATTCTGGTCAGATGCTGGGAAGTATTGATTCGGCTTTGCAGAAATCACCTTATACCTTGTTTTACGCCGCGTGGAAACAGGGTGGGCTGGACAGTCTGGTAGCGGCTGTTAAGCCATCATCATTAACCATTTACGCGCCCACAGACAGTGCATTTACCGCGGCTGGCTATACAATGAGCCGGATTAAGAGCACCAGCAAACCCATATTAGATAGCCTATTGCTGTTTCATATAGGATTAGGGACTTACGTTGATTCAACATTAACTACTTTGAACGGGACTACGGAGGTTACCACTTTATTGCAAAGCGCTAATCCGCCGCAATCAGTTCCTCCTTCCTTTCCATTTAATGCCGGCACGCCCTATATCTATTCGTTATTTGTTTCACCCAATAATGGATTTTGGATCAATGGCAAACAGGTGAAAACCAGGCAAAAGAACATCACTGCTTTTCACGCTATTATTTATCCTATTAACCAGGTTTTGCAAAAACCGGATAAGGATATTTATGCCATCCTGAATAGCGACCCAAGGTTTAGTTACCTGATGGCTTCTTACCGGATGAGCGATAGTTTGGTAATAGCCAACATTGGATTTTTAATTAAAAGCGATACCACCAACCTATATTTATCGCCCAATTTTTCTAATGTGACCTTATTTGCGCCAACTAATGATGTGTTCATTAAATTTCTGGCGGGTGTATATCACAAAAATACCAGCGCTGTTACTTTGGATGATCTTCGAAATTATCAGAACCGGACTACGGGACAAATAGATTTTAACGAGCTTTCCCCGATCGATACGCTGATCAGCTGCTATAATGTTAATTATGGGTTTGGGAGGAACAGTTCTTCGACCAGGCCGCTGGTAACAGGTTCAACCTGGCTTTATAATGATCTGTTGTATAATGCCGCAAGTTTAAGTGGATATGTGGTAAGCCCGGCAAGGAGTGGAGGTTACCCGGCAGTTATTGTTGACCTGGATTTTCCACATACCGGTAACCAGGTTCAGGTGAAACGGCACACATCCAATACCTCACCGCCCGTGAATATTACACAACACGATATTATGGCCACCAATGGGGTGATCCATATAGTGGATGGCATACTGCAACCTTAA
- a CDS encoding RNA polymerase sigma factor yields the protein MYIVSDTDQELIAALQKGDEAAFKTLYEKYWAEVYTMIYRRIGDVDDSKDIVQNIFVNIWISRKNIIAEKSLAPWLNTAARTKAISHYKKKYASINRDTSFQNDLPEHYSPEFNLEAKELESVFKDEIEKMPDTMQKTFLLSRYENKSIREIAIELSLSEQTIKNNISQALERLRRKAKTFYAEPANLAGILIFLLTKK from the coding sequence ATGTACATCGTTTCAGATACAGACCAGGAACTGATAGCTGCCTTACAAAAAGGAGATGAGGCTGCATTCAAAACGCTGTATGAAAAGTACTGGGCCGAAGTTTATACGATGATCTACCGACGGATTGGTGATGTGGATGATTCGAAAGATATTGTTCAGAACATTTTTGTGAATATCTGGATTTCGAGAAAAAACATTATCGCAGAAAAATCATTAGCCCCCTGGCTAAATACCGCTGCAAGAACAAAGGCTATCAGCCATTATAAAAAAAAGTACGCTTCCATCAATCGGGATACCAGTTTTCAGAATGACCTGCCAGAACATTATTCTCCGGAGTTTAACCTGGAGGCTAAAGAACTGGAATCGGTTTTTAAGGACGAGATAGAAAAGATGCCTGATACTATGCAGAAAACTTTTTTACTCAGTCGCTATGAGAATAAATCAATTCGTGAAATAGCTATAGAGCTTTCCCTCTCAGAGCAAACTATAAAGAATAACATTTCCCAGGCGCTGGAACGTTTACGCAGAAAAGCGAAAACATTTTACGCAGAGCCCGCTAACCTGGCCGGCATTTTAATTTTCCTGTTAACAAAGAAGTAA
- a CDS encoding TonB-dependent receptor domain-containing protein, which yields MNTKVSVHFKNGETLENAIEKLRGLTNVKFSYDPAALEQVTLKNYDFSDQSLAYVLDVILSKTEFKYADQKNVIVLFKKSPPVEGVIEGTIYDAKSKETLIGATVTINGRSYSADVNGHYRISLPVGVYDLSAGYIGYKVKKILSVSVKEKNTVTLNIYLEVLSTQLNEVSVQARRKVDNQISLLNDRKLSAVVSDGISAANIEKTASITTTQALQRVSGVTVTDGKYVAIRGLGDRSVIGELNGVRLASANPDRSSIPLDLIPASLLDNITVYKTATPDKPADAAAGIIELKTKSVPDSATLTITVENGFNSNVGFGGKVNGFYNDNLGTWGQNVAKKNLSKDFTNLATEYPGGNLQMQQIIADSRNSPELAKQASQINNIMHGFDPVLTTNYHPAQSNQVYSVSYGNSFKIFKTHELGVIAGASYYYRSDDIYNGTVTDYSIRQGVVTGSNYIFAPRIIPSYITPNNPNLGQYVNLKENTGTQTLNYGFLAGLTYRFNALNEINLQYMGSRGAEAEGQNLHGSFNYVALPGTVTETSYTLRQTYRTLNTFNLQGEHKLWDAKNGIKVSYNLATSKSEQNEPDYRVVNLIDYKLPKPGLFGIIGPNNSIGSISTNDYYSLLSGYANGIGPFGKVQVDPNGRYYRDLNETNHNYKVDVTVPFTLLGQQQLLKLGGNYLHRDRVYTENQLTLPGSNFSSLGSAPLYTVNGNLNQLVGYDKVGILNPSNYNAEGSPVVGGFLYNSLKSPNNYTGFYETRAFYAMADLKPLKNLRFTGGVRFESTNIQSLVDTTNIYIDPSLKQGNVNLVLINPKTVYTTKYKPYYSANLTYTLKQNMNFRFAYSTALARPELRELTNVYNYDPVQQAVVVGNPNLKNQFNRNMDFRWEWFPNPGEVISASGFYKQITDQLTKTYTLNSAGDLSNYPEFPVIKYTNDPNKGKVYGVELEVVKDLGRVWTPLRYFFIGTNLMLAQSSIQKNAERLNDNRTIDRQASATSPLFEQAPYSINASLDYDNPHSKTNITVSFNEVGERLIQVNLTGEPDLYTRPVPVLDLVFRQQITRRLQLKGFAKNILNHPYQEVYADPGTGGQYYGKSYIHRSYTYGTELMLGLTYNLY from the coding sequence TTGAATACCAAAGTTTCTGTCCATTTTAAAAATGGAGAAACCTTAGAAAATGCAATAGAGAAACTGAGAGGACTTACAAATGTTAAATTCTCTTATGATCCTGCAGCATTAGAGCAGGTTACTCTGAAAAATTATGATTTTTCAGATCAATCCCTTGCTTATGTATTGGATGTCATTTTATCTAAAACAGAATTTAAATACGCAGACCAAAAAAACGTCATTGTTTTATTCAAAAAAAGCCCCCCGGTAGAAGGCGTCATAGAAGGAACCATCTATGACGCCAAGTCCAAAGAAACATTAATCGGGGCAACAGTGACCATCAATGGCCGTTCCTATTCGGCAGATGTCAATGGCCATTATCGTATTAGCTTACCGGTTGGTGTTTACGATCTGAGTGCCGGATATATTGGCTATAAAGTAAAAAAGATCCTGAGCGTATCCGTAAAGGAAAAAAACACGGTCACCTTAAATATTTACCTGGAGGTACTATCTACACAATTGAACGAGGTGAGTGTGCAGGCACGCCGGAAAGTGGATAACCAGATATCATTATTAAATGATCGAAAACTTAGTGCAGTGGTTTCTGATGGTATTTCTGCTGCTAACATCGAAAAAACAGCGAGTATTACCACTACACAAGCCTTGCAACGGGTGTCGGGAGTTACCGTTACGGATGGTAAATATGTAGCGATAAGGGGCTTAGGTGACCGAAGCGTTATCGGGGAGCTGAATGGTGTGCGGTTGGCTTCGGCTAATCCAGATCGTAGTTCTATTCCTCTTGACTTGATCCCGGCATCTTTACTGGATAACATAACGGTTTATAAAACAGCCACCCCGGATAAACCCGCCGACGCCGCAGCCGGTATCATTGAATTGAAAACAAAATCAGTACCTGACTCTGCTACATTGACTATTACTGTAGAGAACGGATTTAATTCTAATGTAGGTTTCGGTGGAAAGGTGAATGGTTTTTATAACGATAACCTGGGCACGTGGGGGCAAAATGTAGCTAAGAAAAATCTGTCAAAAGATTTTACCAATCTGGCTACTGAATACCCTGGCGGAAATCTGCAAATGCAGCAGATCATCGCAGATAGCAGAAATAGCCCTGAATTAGCTAAGCAAGCCAGCCAGATTAATAATATCATGCACGGCTTTGATCCAGTGCTGACAACAAACTACCATCCGGCTCAATCAAACCAGGTTTATTCTGTGAGTTATGGTAATTCTTTCAAAATATTCAAAACCCATGAACTGGGTGTTATAGCCGGTGCCAGCTATTATTACAGGTCTGATGATATTTACAATGGGACTGTTACCGACTATTCCATCAGGCAAGGGGTGGTTACGGGCAGCAATTATATTTTTGCTCCACGTATCATTCCTTCCTATATCACCCCTAATAACCCAAACCTGGGGCAGTATGTCAATTTAAAAGAAAATACAGGCACACAAACCTTGAATTATGGTTTTCTTGCCGGTTTAACTTACCGGTTTAATGCCTTAAATGAAATCAACCTGCAATATATGGGCAGCAGAGGAGCAGAGGCAGAAGGACAAAATCTGCACGGAAGCTTTAATTATGTAGCCCTTCCCGGAACAGTTACTGAAACCAGCTATACATTAAGGCAAACGTATCGTACCCTGAATACCTTTAATCTGCAGGGTGAGCACAAATTATGGGATGCCAAAAATGGCATTAAGGTGAGTTATAACCTGGCCACATCAAAATCTGAACAAAACGAGCCCGATTACAGAGTTGTTAACCTGATTGATTACAAACTACCCAAACCCGGTTTATTTGGTATTATCGGCCCTAATAATAGCATCGGTTCCATTTCAACTAATGATTATTATTCATTGCTATCAGGCTATGCAAATGGTATAGGGCCATTTGGTAAAGTACAGGTTGATCCGAATGGCAGGTACTATCGTGATTTAAATGAAACCAATCATAACTACAAAGTTGATGTAACTGTACCTTTTACCCTTCTGGGGCAGCAACAACTGTTAAAGCTTGGTGGTAATTACCTGCATCGTGACCGGGTATATACCGAAAACCAGCTTACCCTTCCCGGATCAAATTTTTCTTCATTGGGCTCCGCTCCATTATATACGGTGAATGGAAATCTTAATCAACTGGTGGGCTATGATAAGGTAGGTATTCTTAACCCTTCCAATTATAATGCGGAGGGCAGCCCGGTTGTTGGCGGATTTCTTTATAACTCCTTAAAATCCCCTAATAATTATACTGGTTTTTATGAAACCCGGGCTTTTTATGCCATGGCAGATCTGAAGCCCTTAAAGAATCTCCGTTTTACCGGTGGTGTACGGTTTGAGTCTACCAATATCCAATCGCTGGTGGATACGACTAACATTTACATCGACCCTTCATTAAAACAGGGGAATGTTAACCTGGTACTTATCAATCCAAAAACAGTTTATACCACAAAATACAAGCCTTACTACTCTGCAAACTTAACTTATACTTTGAAGCAGAACATGAACTTCAGGTTTGCGTATAGTACCGCATTGGCCCGACCTGAGTTAAGGGAACTAACCAACGTTTATAATTACGACCCGGTACAACAAGCGGTAGTGGTAGGTAATCCCAATCTGAAGAATCAGTTTAACCGCAATATGGATTTTAGATGGGAATGGTTTCCTAATCCGGGCGAAGTGATTTCAGCTTCCGGCTTTTATAAACAGATCACTGACCAGCTGACCAAAACTTATACCTTAAATTCTGCTGGCGACTTATCTAATTATCCTGAGTTTCCTGTTATTAAGTACACAAATGATCCCAATAAAGGTAAGGTGTACGGGGTAGAGCTGGAGGTAGTTAAGGATTTAGGTAGAGTATGGACTCCGCTTCGATATTTTTTCATTGGTACAAATTTAATGCTGGCACAGAGTTCCATACAGAAGAATGCTGAACGATTAAATGATAACCGTACCATTGACCGGCAGGCATCAGCCACCAGTCCTTTGTTTGAACAGGCGCCTTACTCCATCAACGCTTCCCTGGATTATGATAATCCACATAGTAAGACCAATATCACTGTAAGCTTTAATGAGGTAGGTGAACGATTGATCCAGGTGAACCTAACCGGTGAACCCGATTTGTATACCCGCCCTGTACCTGTTCTTGACTTGGTTTTCAGGCAACAGATTACCCGCAGGCTACAACTAAAAGGATTTGCTAAAAATATACTGAATCATCCTTACCAGGAGGTTTATGCCGATCCGGGAACCGGAGGGCAGTATTATGGCAAAAGCTATATCCACCGCAGCTATACCTATGGAACCGAACTGATGCTGGGCTTAACTTATAATCTGTATTAA
- a CDS encoding fasciclin domain-containing protein, with translation MKKLINLFIIIPVVLLTALGYSSCQKTSLDAPASTVTFRPASDFLKNNYEFTLFYAAIKRAGLVDSLNGPGPFTIFAPDDNAFNLRGIHSAADFDKMNADSLRFQLKYHILNRKLFISDVPKALDNLYANADGLQLYLSKQLAGGGTDLSVNGVSVSKSNVIVSNGIIHVLQNVLKYNPITVQDYLAANKDLSYFVAGLKKFNLWDSLKTAGPYTIVAPTNEAFIKNGITLDTINNLQAANYNPFLFKVYVLHPHHIFLSDGWNIGGNNGVSVTDGNYQLSISQFFGGQFALPLNQQTTYRVGLSDPDKGRDIVTTNGIVDLIADLLYFPADARK, from the coding sequence ATGAAAAAATTAATCAATCTATTCATTATAATTCCGGTCGTGTTACTGACGGCTTTGGGATACTCTTCCTGCCAGAAAACAAGTCTGGATGCACCAGCATCTACGGTGACCTTCAGGCCCGCCAGCGATTTTTTGAAAAATAACTATGAGTTTACCCTTTTTTATGCAGCCATTAAAAGAGCTGGCCTGGTAGATAGTTTAAATGGACCTGGCCCGTTTACCATTTTTGCTCCGGATGATAATGCATTTAATTTAAGGGGAATTCACAGCGCTGCTGATTTTGATAAAATGAATGCAGACAGTTTACGCTTTCAATTAAAATATCATATCCTCAACCGTAAGCTATTTATCAGCGATGTGCCCAAGGCTCTGGATAACCTGTATGCCAATGCCGATGGTTTGCAATTGTATTTAAGCAAGCAACTTGCCGGTGGCGGTACTGATTTATCTGTTAACGGAGTAAGCGTTTCCAAATCCAATGTGATCGTTTCTAATGGGATCATACATGTGCTGCAAAATGTATTAAAATACAATCCCATCACCGTTCAGGATTATCTGGCTGCTAATAAGGATCTCTCTTATTTTGTAGCAGGGCTCAAGAAATTTAACCTTTGGGACAGTCTCAAAACGGCAGGGCCATACACAATTGTAGCGCCAACTAATGAAGCTTTTATTAAAAATGGGATCACGTTGGATACCATCAATAATCTTCAGGCGGCAAATTATAATCCCTTCCTGTTTAAAGTTTATGTATTGCATCCTCACCACATTTTTCTCAGTGATGGCTGGAATATTGGCGGGAATAATGGGGTTAGCGTCACTGACGGCAATTATCAACTTTCAATTTCACAGTTTTTCGGTGGTCAGTTTGCGCTGCCTCTAAATCAACAAACCACCTATCGTGTCGGTCTCTCCGACCCCGATAAGGGACGGGATATTGTCACGACGAACGGAATAGTTGATTTAATTGCCGATCTCTTGTATTTCCCGGCTGATGCACGCAAATAA
- a CDS encoding FecR family protein: MRNRRKSFNNDLDREANAWFDQTDDNQPFDAFGSNEAKQRIGEDIFKGIRNEIHKKRFNRYYYLKIASVIVFLSGLGILASMIIRQHLEEQRRVVWSEVKSLHGHLDKMVLSDSSVVYLRPGSVLKFPQKFKGHLREVQLVEGEAFFEVKHDANHPFIVLSGKLNTQVLGTSFLIKNYKQLKHIQVSVATGKVAVMNGKKLLRLLTPQQQLTFNTLTDEIDFTTISAGLADNWKSGEYVLKNASISELALQLENIYGLKVILKSPDLQKLSITTQFNMKDNIRDILEQLKLIHHVNYVIKNKEVALMK, from the coding sequence ATGCGGAACAGAAGAAAGTCCTTTAATAATGATCTTGACCGGGAGGCTAACGCCTGGTTTGATCAGACTGATGATAACCAACCATTTGATGCATTTGGCAGTAATGAAGCTAAACAGCGCATTGGCGAGGATATATTTAAAGGTATCCGTAATGAAATCCATAAAAAAAGATTTAATCGTTACTATTATTTAAAAATAGCATCTGTCATTGTTTTCCTTTCCGGCCTTGGTATTCTGGCTTCCATGATAATTCGGCAGCATTTGGAAGAACAGCGTCGGGTAGTTTGGTCGGAGGTAAAATCCCTGCATGGGCATCTGGATAAAATGGTGCTCTCTGACAGCTCAGTTGTTTATTTAAGGCCCGGATCTGTTCTGAAATTCCCACAGAAATTCAAAGGCCATCTTCGTGAAGTGCAGCTAGTAGAAGGCGAAGCCTTTTTTGAGGTAAAGCATGATGCTAATCATCCTTTCATTGTATTATCCGGAAAGCTGAACACACAAGTGCTCGGCACCTCATTTCTTATAAAAAACTACAAACAACTTAAGCATATACAAGTAAGTGTAGCAACGGGCAAGGTAGCGGTGATGAATGGTAAAAAACTACTGCGTCTTTTAACACCGCAGCAACAGTTAACCTTTAATACACTAACGGACGAGATTGATTTTACGACAATTTCTGCCGGGCTGGCAGACAACTGGAAGAGCGGTGAGTATGTGCTTAAGAATGCTTCTATAAGCGAGTTAGCCTTACAACTGGAAAATATTTATGGCTTAAAGGTAATCCTGAAATCACCTGATTTGCAAAAATTAAGTATTACCACACAATTCAATATGAAAGATAATATCCGGGATATACTGGAGCAGTTAAAGCTTATTCACCATGTTAATTATGTCATTAAAAATAAGGAGGTCGCACTTATGAAATAA